One window from the genome of Saccharicrinis carchari encodes:
- a CDS encoding AsmA-like C-terminal region-containing protein: protein MKNILKITGGVLLFIFLLLLVTPLFFKGKAEELAKREINKQVMAQVDWDSFSISLFKHFPNISVGMSGLRVVGLDKFEKDTLLFLNEFVLSADLMSAIRGNLSVEHVLLDKPVVLAKVLADSTANWDIMRQTDELTEPEDISTTGSDFTIDLQSVKVRDATITYLDQTMDLLTDIQKLNLSMSGDLSASASTLSTEASIEELTLSMEGTNFLNKVKVSLIADIMADMNNMVFTFADNDLMLNDLNLGFDGSVGMPEEGYDLDIKLSAKETSFKQLLSIVPKEFLADMEGVQTQGVMALAAKAKGRYMDTDMLPAFSAMLKIDKGQIKYPDLPESINDININVVVDNPGGSADNTITDIKTFHFELGSNPFDASLLLKTPVSNLQFKGGMVGVIDLGSLKDAMPLDSFDIKGIVDANITLDGDMEMMEKENYDQVQVKGSLKLHDFLYSSPDLPKVNIGEAQMSLTPQRIALDKFVSRVGKSDFDLSGHIENYLPYIFKDETVKGSLKHRSNRLDVNEMLLSMGSTETAEVADSTTMELFEVPKNIDFVFTSHFGTILYDKLRIDNTNGKITVRDGRVVLNGIAMRLLNGEMKMAGEYNTQDVKKPFVDFNFDAANIDINKTAHSFSVIDSLMPIAKKTVGNISADFKFNSLLGPEMDPVISSITGGGTLVSESVEVADSKVLNSMANLLKKEKYRKLKAEDLNINFVMKDGKIIVEPFTAKVFGSTIKVHGEQGFDQSLNYVVTAPVARKDVAGALSFLGGGISESGDDIMVDVLIKGYAADPKLSLDLSEAKKEVGKEIEKKAKEAVKDILKDDKVKNAIEGLFKKKK, encoded by the coding sequence ATGAAAAATATTTTAAAAATTACGGGGGGAGTACTCCTATTTATTTTTTTGTTACTATTAGTTACCCCTTTATTTTTTAAGGGAAAAGCAGAAGAATTGGCAAAAAGAGAAATTAATAAGCAAGTGATGGCTCAGGTAGATTGGGATAGCTTTTCGATTTCACTTTTTAAGCATTTTCCCAATATATCCGTTGGTATGTCGGGTTTGAGAGTAGTTGGATTGGATAAGTTTGAAAAGGACACCCTCCTGTTTTTGAATGAATTTGTGTTGTCGGCCGATCTAATGAGTGCTATCAGAGGAAACTTATCCGTTGAGCATGTGTTACTGGACAAACCCGTGGTGTTGGCCAAGGTGTTGGCCGATTCTACCGCCAACTGGGATATCATGCGCCAGACGGACGAATTGACCGAACCGGAGGATATAAGTACTACGGGAAGTGATTTTACCATTGATTTGCAAAGTGTTAAGGTGCGCGATGCAACAATTACCTACCTTGACCAAACGATGGATTTGCTTACCGATATACAAAAGCTCAATTTAAGTATGTCGGGTGATTTGTCGGCATCCGCCAGCACCTTGTCAACAGAAGCTAGCATAGAAGAGCTTACCCTTAGCATGGAAGGAACCAATTTTTTGAATAAGGTAAAAGTGAGTTTGATAGCCGATATTATGGCCGATATGAACAACATGGTATTTACCTTTGCTGATAATGATTTGATGCTCAACGATCTTAATTTGGGTTTTGATGGAAGTGTGGGAATGCCGGAAGAAGGTTACGATTTGGATATTAAGCTCAGTGCCAAGGAAACTTCGTTTAAACAACTGTTGAGTATAGTGCCAAAGGAATTTTTGGCAGATATGGAGGGTGTACAAACACAGGGTGTTATGGCTTTAGCGGCCAAGGCAAAAGGACGATATATGGATACCGATATGCTGCCGGCGTTTAGTGCGATGTTAAAAATTGACAAAGGACAAATTAAATATCCCGACTTGCCTGAATCTATTAACGACATAAATATTAATGTGGTTGTAGATAATCCGGGAGGATCGGCCGACAATACAATTACCGATATTAAAACCTTTCATTTTGAATTGGGCAGTAATCCTTTTGATGCCTCCTTGCTGCTTAAAACACCCGTGAGCAATCTGCAATTTAAAGGGGGCATGGTGGGTGTTATCGACTTAGGTTCACTTAAAGACGCTATGCCCTTAGATAGTTTCGATATTAAAGGTATAGTGGATGCCAATATTACCCTGGATGGAGATATGGAAATGATGGAGAAAGAAAATTATGACCAGGTGCAGGTTAAAGGCAGTCTTAAGTTACACGATTTTTTATATTCAAGTCCCGACTTGCCAAAGGTAAATATAGGTGAGGCGCAAATGTCGTTGACACCACAACGTATTGCCTTAGATAAATTTGTGAGCCGGGTAGGGAAATCGGATTTTGACCTGAGTGGCCATATTGAAAATTACCTGCCTTATATTTTTAAAGACGAAACAGTAAAAGGTTCTTTAAAGCATCGATCCAATAGGTTGGATGTAAATGAGATGTTGTTGAGTATGGGCAGCACCGAAACCGCGGAGGTAGCAGACAGCACAACAATGGAGCTTTTTGAGGTACCTAAAAATATCGATTTTGTGTTTACCTCGCATTTTGGCACTATACTTTACGACAAGTTGCGGATAGACAATACCAATGGGAAAATTACGGTGCGCGACGGGCGAGTAGTGCTCAATGGTATAGCTATGCGTTTGTTAAACGGAGAAATGAAAATGGCCGGAGAGTACAATACGCAAGATGTAAAAAAACCCTTTGTAGATTTTAATTTCGATGCCGCTAATATCGACATCAACAAAACGGCGCATTCGTTTAGCGTAATCGATTCGCTGATGCCCATTGCAAAAAAAACTGTAGGCAATATTTCGGCCGACTTTAAATTTAATAGTCTGCTGGGTCCGGAAATGGATCCGGTAATCAGCAGTATAACCGGTGGGGGTACACTTGTATCGGAATCGGTGGAGGTTGCAGACTCTAAGGTGCTTAATAGTATGGCCAACTTATTAAAAAAAGAAAAATACCGTAAGCTTAAAGCGGAGGATTTGAATATTAATTTTGTGATGAAAGACGGTAAAATAATCGTAGAGCCTTTTACCGCCAAAGTATTCGGGAGTACTATAAAGGTGCACGGCGAACAGGGCTTTGACCAGTCGCTTAATTATGTGGTTACCGCACCGGTAGCCCGTAAAGATGTTGCAGGGGCCTTAAGCTTTTTAGGCGGAGGTATTTCCGAAAGTGGCGACGACATTATGGTGGATGTGCTGATTAAAGGCTATGCGGCAGATCCTAAACTGAGCCTGGATCTTTCGGAAGCAAAAAAAGAAGTGGGCAAAGAGATTGAAAAGAAGGCCAAGGAAGCGGTAAAGGATATTTTAAAAGACGATAAAGTAAAAAACGCCATCGAAGGTCTATTTAAGAAAAAGAAGTAA
- a CDS encoding carbonic anhydrase: MKIASNHIQKRRKPYGEILSANKAWAKQMIEQDADYFKHLALGQYPDYLWIGCSDSRVPAAGVSQTEPGELFVHRNIANQVITNDFNLMSVVKYAVDYLHVKHIVVCGHYGCGGVIAAMKNNTDKYLGDWLSGIKEAYKRNSLELDAILDEKEKINRMCEINVERQIEKLASSSLIQKAWKKGKELQLHGWIFDLETGLITPLTEIHNKPKQ, from the coding sequence ATGAAAATCGCAAGTAACCACATACAGAAAAGAAGAAAACCCTACGGGGAAATTTTATCAGCCAATAAAGCATGGGCCAAGCAAATGATTGAACAGGATGCCGATTACTTTAAACATTTGGCTCTGGGTCAATACCCTGATTACCTGTGGATAGGATGCTCCGACAGCAGAGTGCCGGCGGCCGGAGTTTCACAGACCGAACCGGGCGAACTGTTTGTTCACCGTAATATTGCCAATCAGGTAATAACCAACGATTTTAACCTCATGAGTGTAGTTAAATATGCGGTAGACTATTTACATGTGAAGCACATTGTGGTGTGTGGCCATTACGGGTGCGGTGGTGTTATTGCTGCCATGAAAAACAACACCGACAAGTACTTAGGCGACTGGCTATCCGGAATAAAGGAGGCGTATAAAAGGAACAGTTTAGAGCTGGATGCCATATTGGACGAAAAAGAAAAGATTAACCGCATGTGTGAGATTAACGTGGAACGTCAAATAGAAAAACTGGCCTCCTCTTCCCTTATCCAAAAAGCATGGAAAAAAGGTAAAGAACTGCAATTGCATGGCTGGATATTCGACCTGGAAACGGGTTTGATAACACCACTCACCGAAATACATAACAAGCCAAAACAATAA
- a CDS encoding cation transporter, producing the protein MKTFLFLMLLFVVACQSPQKKQSQSTTHETIETNAVASEDAVIFELAVDGMTCTGCEQTVIKSVESLDGVQWVTASHANAKVMVALNKTKPDTASVRQKINDTGYQVAAITQKENATE; encoded by the coding sequence ATGAAAACATTTCTTTTTCTTATGCTACTATTTGTCGTAGCTTGTCAAAGTCCACAAAAAAAGCAAAGCCAAAGTACAACTCACGAAACTATAGAAACTAACGCAGTAGCTTCGGAGGATGCCGTTATTTTTGAACTTGCGGTGGATGGTATGACTTGTACAGGCTGCGAACAGACCGTGATTAAATCCGTTGAATCGCTTGATGGGGTGCAGTGGGTAACGGCCAGCCATGCTAATGCCAAAGTAATGGTTGCCCTAAACAAGACAAAGCCCGACACTGCTTCGGTGCGCCAAAAAATAAACGACACAGGTTACCAGGTTGCTGCTATTACTCAAAAAGAAAATGCTACGGAGTAA
- a CDS encoding ligand-binding sensor domain-containing protein: protein MKKQLNFNRILFVVFISVLGFATYSCEKESTKPAWITYSKADGNINTSISSIAVDADDNKWFGGLNHDGCLTKFDGTNWTNYDSIDNVMAIAIDDEGNKWLGINGGYLTRFDDKSISIYEEIANVTAIAIDKEGNKWLGNSSGIVEFDGKDFIHHNSGEDMSVFAIAIDEQGNKWIGTYTGVVKFDGKNWTKYTSVGWFYHFIIDIAVDKQGIVWAVGSGVSKFDGENWTTYTKKDGLNHIAVGSVAIDAQNNKWFGTVEGATKYDGRKWTRYTTANGLGGNYVNKIAIDKRGNKWFGTVDNGITVLMD from the coding sequence ATGAAAAAGCAACTTAATTTTAATCGAATTTTATTTGTAGTGTTTATTTCCGTACTTGGATTCGCTACATATTCATGCGAAAAGGAAAGCACAAAACCGGCCTGGATCACGTATTCCAAAGCGGACGGCAATATCAATACTTCAATAAGTAGCATTGCAGTTGATGCAGATGACAATAAATGGTTTGGTGGGTTAAATCATGACGGATGCCTAACGAAATTTGATGGAACAAACTGGACAAATTATGATTCGATTGATAATGTGATGGCAATAGCAATAGATGACGAAGGAAATAAGTGGCTCGGAATTAACGGAGGATATCTGACAAGGTTTGATGACAAGAGTATTTCAATTTATGAGGAAATCGCCAATGTTACCGCCATAGCAATTGATAAAGAGGGTAATAAGTGGTTAGGAAATTCTAGTGGCATCGTTGAATTTGATGGTAAAGATTTCATTCATCATAATTCAGGTGAAGATATGAGCGTTTTTGCCATTGCGATAGATGAGCAAGGAAACAAATGGATTGGAACGTATACCGGCGTAGTGAAATTTGACGGTAAAAATTGGACTAAATATACCAGTGTTGGTTGGTTCTATCATTTTATAATAGATATTGCTGTAGATAAACAAGGGATTGTGTGGGCTGTGGGTAGCGGAGTGTCAAAGTTTGATGGGGAAAATTGGACAACATATACTAAAAAGGATGGATTAAATCATATTGCGGTCGGTTCTGTTGCTATTGATGCGCAAAATAATAAATGGTTTGGTACTGTAGAGGGCGCCACTAAATATGATGGACGAAAATGGACGAGATACACTACCGCTAATGGTTTAGGAGGTAATTATGTAAATAAAATAGCGATCGATAAACGTGGAAATAAATGGTTTGGAACAGTGGATAATGGAATTACAGTGTTGATGGATTAA
- a CDS encoding glycoside hydrolase family 16 protein: MKDVVKSMVLLLFVSVIFFACQKENGPDEEVPMNWQLVFSDEFEGGAYKNENWESYQTQPWSSAWNKYVVPNDASLAEVKDGALHLRARWNSQTDLPETGAIQSLGKYSFKYGKFEVKAKFSRSGQGGWPAIWLMPQNPVYKGWPNGGEIDVMERLNNDAFVYQVIHQSVSDGKALQPAPGTTANINRAEYNTYGIIKSENSIEFLVNGKTTFTHKKNTVNGAMWPFETDFYIILNYACADKGSSGIDFWPGAVTDTKDFPYEMVIDYVKVWEWKEI; this comes from the coding sequence ATGAAGGATGTTGTAAAGAGTATGGTGTTGCTTCTGTTTGTCTCAGTTATTTTTTTCGCATGTCAGAAAGAGAATGGGCCGGATGAAGAAGTTCCAATGAATTGGCAATTAGTTTTTAGCGACGAGTTTGAAGGCGGTGCCTATAAAAACGAAAATTGGGAAAGTTATCAGACCCAACCTTGGTCGTCTGCCTGGAATAAATACGTAGTTCCTAACGATGCTTCATTGGCAGAAGTAAAAGATGGCGCCTTGCACCTGAGGGCCCGATGGAATAGCCAGACTGACCTTCCTGAAACCGGAGCAATCCAGTCCTTGGGCAAATACAGTTTTAAATATGGAAAGTTTGAGGTAAAAGCTAAATTTTCTCGTTCGGGCCAGGGCGGATGGCCGGCAATCTGGCTTATGCCTCAGAATCCTGTTTATAAAGGTTGGCCCAATGGAGGCGAAATTGATGTTATGGAGCGTTTGAATAATGATGCATTCGTTTATCAGGTAATCCATCAGTCCGTATCCGATGGCAAAGCCTTGCAACCCGCCCCAGGTACCACTGCAAATATTAATAGGGCCGAATATAACACTTACGGAATAATAAAATCGGAAAACTCTATTGAATTCCTGGTCAATGGCAAAACTACCTTCACCCACAAAAAGAATACGGTTAATGGTGCGATGTGGCCCTTTGAAACCGATTTTTATATTATCCTAAACTATGCCTGTGCCGATAAAGGTTCTTCCGGTATCGATTTCTGGCCCGGAGCAGTTACCGATACGAAAGATTTTCCCTACGAGATGGTCATTGATTATGTAAAGGTATGGGAATGGAAAGAAATCTAA
- a CDS encoding RagB/SusD family nutrient uptake outer membrane protein, producing MKLKNIISKWTYVVALCAFGLSQYSCDDFLEREPLDRVTPELFLNSENDLASYPIAYYGSIFPTHGGWSTGIGRFDDHTDNQATSNASYGYYVPGEWKVPASGGLGLGNIRDFNWFFEQVLPKWRNGAISGNEANIDHYIGEVYMLRAMENFDFLKRYGDFPIIRNTVRDVHGDLVEAAKRAPRNEFARFILSDLDSAIMLLNNTGNNKVRLTKNAALLAKSRVALFEGTFLKYHKGTPRVPGGPNWPGADMPYNSGFSINIDSEIDYFLTQAMAAAKEVADGIDLTVNSGQLNPDIASSGAVNPSGWNPYFEMFGSRNMGSYPEILFWRDYDLELNITHGVSIYIERGANTGLTRGFVDGFLMKNGLPIYAAGSGFQGDVTIMDAKEDRDERLQLFLAGEEDLMESISKAGSSNIDSVAKFGVPTLLNLEEVRDITGYRSRKFLNYELDEAPGSDLTCTAGSPIFRVAEAYLNYIEASYVKNNTIDATADKYWRAIRSRAGITEDYNVTIGATDLSQENDWGVYSAGVPVDETLFNIRRERRNEFVSEGMRMNDLKRWRAMDQVKDYVIEGFNLWDQAYDDDLYKDEDGNSLLISDGGSTANVSAQSLGTHLRPYQKVIANNEVYNGYTWSKANYLSPISFRELQLASPDQVSVENSNLYQNPYWPSEPGASALE from the coding sequence ATGAAACTAAAAAATATAATTTCCAAATGGACATACGTAGTTGCGCTATGTGCCTTTGGCTTGTCGCAATATTCATGCGACGATTTTCTGGAGCGTGAGCCCCTGGATAGGGTGACGCCGGAGTTGTTTTTAAACTCTGAAAACGATTTAGCATCTTACCCGATCGCTTATTATGGTAGTATTTTTCCTACACACGGCGGATGGAGTACAGGAATAGGACGTTTTGACGACCATACCGATAATCAGGCCACCTCTAATGCTTCCTATGGATATTATGTGCCGGGCGAATGGAAAGTGCCTGCTAGTGGAGGCCTTGGCTTAGGTAATATTCGGGATTTTAACTGGTTTTTCGAGCAGGTATTGCCCAAATGGCGTAACGGTGCAATATCCGGTAACGAAGCAAATATCGATCATTACATAGGTGAGGTGTATATGTTGCGCGCCATGGAGAATTTCGATTTCTTGAAAAGGTATGGCGATTTCCCTATCATCCGAAATACCGTGAGAGATGTACACGGAGATTTGGTTGAAGCTGCTAAGCGTGCCCCCCGAAACGAGTTTGCCCGTTTCATCCTGTCCGATCTGGATTCGGCAATTATGCTTTTGAACAACACGGGTAACAATAAAGTAAGGTTGACCAAAAATGCCGCCTTGCTGGCCAAGTCGCGTGTAGCACTTTTCGAGGGTACCTTCCTCAAATACCACAAAGGTACACCCCGTGTGCCGGGGGGACCTAACTGGCCCGGTGCCGACATGCCTTACAATAGTGGTTTTAGCATCAACATAGATAGCGAAATTGACTATTTTCTTACACAGGCCATGGCAGCCGCCAAAGAAGTGGCTGATGGCATTGACCTAACCGTCAATTCGGGTCAATTAAATCCGGATATTGCATCCAGTGGAGCTGTTAATCCATCAGGGTGGAACCCTTACTTTGAAATGTTCGGATCCAGAAATATGGGAAGCTATCCCGAGATTCTCTTTTGGCGCGATTACGATTTGGAATTAAATATTACACATGGGGTATCTATCTATATCGAACGTGGAGCTAACACCGGTTTAACACGTGGTTTTGTGGATGGTTTCCTAATGAAAAACGGTTTGCCAATTTATGCCGCAGGATCGGGTTTTCAGGGTGATGTAACCATTATGGATGCCAAGGAAGACCGCGATGAGCGACTGCAACTGTTTTTAGCCGGCGAGGAGGATCTAATGGAATCAATCAGTAAAGCGGGTTCCAGCAATATTGACTCTGTAGCTAAGTTTGGTGTTCCAACCCTGCTGAATTTGGAAGAAGTGAGAGACATTACCGGCTATCGTTCCAGGAAGTTCTTGAACTACGAATTAGACGAAGCACCGGGCTCCGACCTTACATGTACGGCTGGATCCCCTATCTTCCGTGTGGCAGAGGCCTACCTGAATTATATAGAGGCATCGTACGTTAAAAACAATACCATCGATGCTACCGCCGATAAATATTGGAGGGCTATCCGTAGCCGGGCCGGAATTACTGAAGATTACAATGTGACCATTGGTGCTACCGATCTTAGCCAAGAGAATGACTGGGGCGTTTATTCAGCAGGGGTACCCGTTGACGAAACTTTGTTTAACATCCGTCGCGAGCGTCGTAACGAGTTTGTGAGCGAAGGAATGCGCATGAACGACCTGAAACGCTGGAGAGCTATGGATCAGGTAAAGGATTACGTGATCGAAGGTTTTAACCTCTGGGATCAAGCCTACGACGACGATCTGTATAAAGATGAGGATGGTAATTCCTTGCTTATTTCGGATGGTGGTTCAACAGCTAATGTATCTGCTCAAAGTTTGGGTACTCATTTGCGTCCTTATCAAAAGGTAATTGCAAATAATGAGGTTTATAATGGTTATACCTGGAGTAAAGCCAATTACCTGTCACCAATTTCCTTCAGGGAGCTGCAGCTGGCTTCGCCCGATCAGGTTAGCGTAGAAAACTCTAACTTGTACCAGAACCCATATTGGCCTTCTGAGCCAGGTGCAAGTGCCTTAGAATAG